A single Phoenix dactylifera cultivar Barhee BC4 chromosome 1, palm_55x_up_171113_PBpolish2nd_filt_p, whole genome shotgun sequence DNA region contains:
- the LOC103718519 gene encoding 1-aminocyclopropane-1-carboxylate oxidase 1-like, producing the protein MEGFPVINMDKVEGNDREAGMEILREACENWGFFEILNHGIPHELMDKVERLTKEHYEKCREQRFREFASKTLEGAKSDANDVDWESTFYVRHLPESNISEIHDLDDQYRKAMREFALELEKLAERLLDLLCENLGLEKGYLKKAFRGSKGPTFGTKVSSYPPCPRPDLINGLRAHTDAGGIILLFQDDKVSGLQLLKDGQWVDVPPMRHSIVVNIGDQLEVITNGRYKSVMHRVVAQTDGNRMSIASFYNPGSDAVIFPAPALVEKEAEKKKEVYPRFVFEDYMKLYVGQKFQAKEPRFEAFKAMETASARPIATS; encoded by the exons atggagggtTTCCCAGTTATCAACATGGACAAGGTAGAGGGGAATGACAGGGAAGCAGGAATGGAGATCCTACGTGAGGCTTGTGAGAACTGGGGCTTCTTTGAG ATATTGAACCATGGTATCCCCCACGAGCTCATGGATAAGGTGGAAAGGCTGACTAAAGAGCACTACGAGAAATGCAGGGAGCAGAGGTTCAGAGAGTTTGCTAGCAAAACACTGGAAGGTGCCAAATCCGATGCCAACGACGTGGACTGGGAGAGCACGTTCTACGTCCGCCATCTCCCTGAGTCGAACATCTCCGAGATCCATGATCTTGACGATCAATACAG GAAGGCAATGAGGGAGTTTGCCTTGGAACTGGAGAAACTGGCTGAAAGGTTGCTGGATTTGCTGTGTGAGAACCTGGGGCTGGAGAAAGGTTACCTCAAGAAGGCCTTCCGTGGGTCCAAAGGACCAACCTTTGGCACCAAAGTAAGCAGCTACCCGCCCTGCCCTCGCCCTGACCTCATCAATGGTCTTCGGGCCCACACCGACGCTGGTGGCATCATCCTCCTGTTCCAAGATGATAAGGTGAGTGGCCTCCAGCTGCTCAAGGATGGCCAGTGGGTGGACGTGCCCCCCATGCGCCACTCCATCGTCGTCAACATCGGGGACCAGCTTGAG GTGATCACCAATGGCAGGTACAAGAGTGTTATGCACAGGGTGGTGGCTCAGACAGATGGGAACAGGATGTCCATCGCTTCGTTCTACAACCCGGGGAGTGACGCAGTCATCTTCCCGGCCCCTGCTTTAGTAGAGAAGGAAgctgagaagaagaaggaggtctATCCCAGGTTTGTGTTCGAGGATTACATGAAGCTCTACGTTGGGCAGAAGTTCCAGGCCAAGGAGCCCAGGTTTGAAGCCTTCAAGGCTATGGAAACAGCAAGCGCCCGGCCAATTGCTACATCATGA